Genomic window (Caldinitratiruptor microaerophilus):
ACGTACCTCACGATCTCGCTCGTGGACCTGTGGCTCCTCACCCGGCCCCACGAGGACGAGCGGGCGGTCAGCATCCTCTCCGCCTTCGCTTTGCCGGTCGCGGTCCTGGTGCACTCGGTCACCGCCTGGATCTTCGGGCTCCTGCAGGCCCGGCCGTTCTGGAACTCGCCGCTCATGGCCCCGTTCTTCGTGTCCTCCGCCCTCGTCTCCGGCCTCTCCCTGGTGCTGCTGGTGGCCTTCGCGGCCCGCCGGTGGCTGGGCCTGCGGGTGGAGGACCCCGTCCGGGACGGGCTCGGCAAGCTCCTGGCCCTGTTCGTCGCCGTCGACCTCTACTTCCTCGGCAGCGAGGTCCTGACCACCGCGTACTCCGGTTCGGCCGACCACCAGGCGCAGCTGGACCTTCTCCTGCGCGGCCCGCTGGCCCCGTCCTTCTGGGTCGAGGTGGCGCTCGGCGTCTTCGCGTTCGTGGTGTTCGCGGCGCGCCGCACCCGCCTCTCCATCCCCTGGGCCGCCGCCGGCGCCGGTGCCGCCATCGCGGGCGTGTTCCTGAAGCGCGTCAACATCGTGATGGCGTCCATGATGCTGCCCCTCGTCCATCTGCCGCCGGGACTGACCTCCGGCCGGCCTGCTACCCCGCCTGCCTCCATCTGGCGCACCGTCGGGCAGTACACCCCGACGTGGGTAGAGGTCGTGATCGTCCTCGGCCTGCTCGCCCTCGGGTCGCTCGTCGTCACGGCCGCCCTGCCGTGGGCCGTCCGGGCCGCGCGGGGTGGCGCGAAGGCCGTCGCGAAGCCGAGCGGTGGCCCCGTCCTAGCCTCGGCGTCGGACGGACGGGCTGCTCCCTCAAGGTAAACGTTTGGGCCGGCTCGTGTGACACGGGCGCCCTCCGGACAGGAAAGTCGTTCCCGACTCTCTTCAACGGACCGGAAGCACTCCCTGACAAGGGGCCTCGCAAACAGCCAGGGCGCCATGCCCGGGACCGCGGCAGAGAACGTGAAGGTGCAACAGAAGAACCCCATCTGCACTCCCCGGCGAGCTATAGGAAAGTAATCGAGGAGGTCCGTGCAGATTTATAGAGAGGGCCAATGCTTAATCCCAGTATCCATTGACGTTTCCTATTGACAATGTCAATGGCTTGACGGGGGTGGCATTGGTATTGTCTATTGAAGGTGGGGGTTTCCCTTGACCCGTTCTGCGACAACGGGACGTCCCGAGGGGGGTCGTTCATCGTGTCGCAGCCGGACGTGAAGGGCCGACATGCGGGTCTTGATCGCTGATGACGCGGCACTGGTGCGTCGGGCACTGGCAATCATCTTGGAGGACCAGGGCCACGTGGTCGTGGAAGCGGGTACCGGCGGCGAAGCCGTGACCCGCTACTTCGCGAACCGGCCGGACCTGGTGCTGATGGACGTTGCGATGCCCGGAATGAATGGAGTCACGACTGCAGACCTCATCCGTCGTGAGGACGGACAAGCAAGGATCGTCTTCATCAGTGCGGTTGTCTCTGATGGGCTTGTGCGGGCTGCACAGCGTTTGGGAGCTCTGGGGGTGCTCCTGAAGCCACTGGATGTGGGGCAGCTCCACAAGTTTTTGGAGGTTGAAAACATACCAATTCAGACGGAACTGTAAGTTTTCGTCACATTTGTGGGGGAACAGGAACGGGGGCGACATCTCGTCCTGCGCGGCTGCTCGGCGCCGAACCGAAGCCCACGGGAGTGTCGCCTCATGTCGAGTCGGGATGTTCGGCCCAGCGGGGACCTTCTGGGAGGTCGCACTGTAACAATCGCGTTCCAGCCCATCGTGGATATGTCGAATGAAGACATATTCGGCTACGAGGTGCTGGTGCGCGACTCCGGCGGCAGTACCGGCGCCAACGGGCTCGTCCGTCAGGCTCTCGCCCGTGGCGAGATGAACCGCCTGGACCGGCGGGTGCTCACCCTGTGCATTCGCCAGAGGACCGTCTGGGCCGGACTCCCGCTCTTCGTGAACATCGGCCCCCTTTCCCACCCGGATGTTGACGTCATGGCCCGGGCTTACCGGCGGTGGGTCGTGGCTCACGGACTCGACCCTGCGCGGATCGTGTTCGAGATCAGCGAACGCGTGCCCATCGTCGGCGGCCCCGGGCTGGCCTGCGCGCGCGCTTTGCGGGCAGCCGGGTTCGGCATCGCCCTGGACGACGTCGGGACTGGCTTGTCGGGACTCGGCGCACTCATCGAGGTGAGGCCTGATTACATCAAGGTCGACGGCACCATCACCCGGGCAACCGCCCAGGACCCCTGGGCACAGCAGGTCGTTGCAGGGCTCGTTTCGCTCGCGGCCAACGTGGGCATCCGGTTGATCGCCGAAGGGATCGAAACGGGGGAGCACTTGCGGGCCGTCATCCGCCTGGGCGTGCGATACGTCCAGGGCTACTACCTGGGACGTCCCGTCGTGTACGCAGGCGACCCGACGCCGTTCACCGGCCGTGTCGGGGGCCTGCGGTGACCGACGTATTCCATCCGGGGTAAACCCGTCGAAAGGCGGGGGCACAAAGCCACGGGTCTACGGCCGGTCGGCCAGGATCGCCGGGCTGCTGGGATACGCCGTACAGGTGGGGCCTTGGGCTCCTCACAGTGGCCATTCGAGCAGAGCGCTGGGGGCTCAGGTCCTCCCACCCGGAGGCAAGTGTATCTGCAGGCGGAAGAGAAGGAGCGCTGCACACGGATGATCCTTGAAGGTGTCCTGATCGGGGTCCTGTGGGGGTGGACGCGACGAGGAACGCTCCGCCGCCTGGTCTCCCTCCCGCTGCGGCAGCCATGGTGGTTCCTGGTCGGACTCCTGCTCCAAGAGGGCGCGATCTTGCTGCGAGCTCAGGGATGGCTGCCGCCGTGGTCTGTACCCGTAGCCGTCCTGCTGGCCCACGTCTGCATCATCGCCGGGCTCGTTGCAAACCGGCACCTACCGGGCACAGGATGGCTGGCCGCCGGGACACTCCTCAACCTCTTGGTCATCGCCGCCCATGGCGGTCGGATGCCCGTTCTGGACTCCGCCATACGCGCCGCCGGACTCGACGGATTTCGGTGGATGCTGACCGCAGGGGCCGCCAGTAAGTACACCCTTCTTCCAGATGGCGATCCGTGGGCGGTCCTGGCAGACAGCATCCCTCTCTACCCTCCTTATTACCCCCTGCGCCGGGTCGCGAGCCTCGGCGACATCGTCGGCATGGTAGGCATGGCGGAGATCGTCGGCCTCGGCATGCAGGGGCAGGGGAAGCGTTCCCAGGCACCAGCAGGTCGGGTCATCTAGACGGGTGATCGAGATTTGGGGCTGGCGGGCAAGATTCGCCCGAACGGGGAAAGGAGGGGTAACATGAAGCGCTGGCTCTGGCTGGTACTCACGCTGGCGGCCCTGGCGGCCGTCGCTGCGTCCCGCTTCCCGTGGAAGGGCTAGTCGCTTTCGGCGCCCTTTGCGAGTGATCCCCTCGCTTCCAGACTGAGTTCGCTGCCCGCCAGCCCTATCCCCATTCCGGTACCGCATGTCGCCACGGAACCACCGGGACCTGTTGTCGGAGTGATAGGCATGCCGTACCGAGCCTACGCGTTGGCGATCCTGGTCGCGGGTATCGGGGCAGCCATCGTAACGAAAGCTGCACTGGAGATTACAGGCCTCCTTGCATTTGATTTTGTTCTTCTTATCTTGTTGAGTTCTCTATTTGAACTTTATCCCGTTTCCCTCCCGAGTGGAAGACATCTCTCCCTGGGAAGCGCCTTCTCGCTAGCAGGACTCATCTTGCTGGGTCCTTCTCACTACGTCGTGATTGAAGGTATTGCTGGGCTGTTGGGTATACCACATGGGGAAAAGAGATGGAAGTGGCTATTCATTAGCCTTTCGAATGTGGGCCAATACGTCATCGCAGCGTATCTAACGGCACGAGTATACGTGGTAGTAGGGGGGCGTCCCGGGGCGCTCGACTGGGCGATCCCTCTTCGGTTGGCAGTCAGTTCGGCCGTCTACATCGTTTCAAACGTCGGATTGGTCAGCTCGCTCGACTGGGCAACGAACGGCCGTGCTCCTCTCCACACCGCGAAGGCCTTGTTGGAGGACGGTGGCCCCGGGTTCCTGGTTACGGCCGGTTTCGGGCTCGCGATGGCATATGCTTGGAAGGCCGGCGGCTGGCCTCAGGTGGCACTCCTTTGTTTCGCTATCCTGGCCTTTCGCCATGCCGTGCAACTGTACCTGGAGATGAAGCGGCGGTGGCTCAACGCCATCGCGCAGGCGCAGGTCCTCGGGGCGCACGGCCATGCCAAGCTGGCTCAGTCCCACTCCCACATGGTGGCAGACCTGTCCCGGGAGCTGGCAACCCGGCTTGGGCTTCCCCAGGACGAGATCGACCTCGTGCACGTCGCCGCCCTCGTTCATGACGTCGGCGAGGTCGAAGTGGCTCCGCGCGTCGTGGCCGCCTACTACCGAGGTGCCGTGCTGACTCTGAACGACGCCCAGGAGTACCAGCGCCATGCCGTCGTCGGGGGCGAGATGGCTGCCCGTCTTTCCGGCGTGGATCGGGTCGGCGTCATGGTTCGACACCACCACGAACACTGGGACGGTACCGGCTACCCGGACCGCCTCGCGGGGCAGGCGATCCCCCTGGGCGCCCGGATCCTGGCCGCCGCGGAGGCGGCCACCATGATCGCCATCCGGGAACCCCACCTCTCTCGGCAGGAGCTCATCCAGAAGGTGGCCGCGCTGTCTGGTACGGTGCTCGATCCGGCCATCACCCCGAAGTTGATCGAGATCCTCGGCAGCGACGACCCGATCCTCGCCGAACCCGGATCCGCCGTGCCCACGGGTACGGACATCTCCAAGCAACTGCTCGAAGCGGTGGGAGAGCCCACGTTACTCGAACTCCTCGATGTCGGGCACATCTTGCATTACAAGGGCGGTCACTTCTACCTGACCACGGGAGAGCCTGCATCACCGATCCATGGCCTTCCGGAACTGGTGGAGCTGTCGCTCCGGCAGGGGCAACCCGTGCGGCAGCAACTCGCCGACGCGTCCAGGCAACGCATCTACGAGGTCTTCTGTGTACCACTGGCCGAAACAGCCATCGTCCTGATGCTGGATATCACGAACTTGCTCTCGGCCGAACGGGAACAGCGCCGGCGCCTGCAACAGGCGTACAAGGACGTCCTCTTTGCGGTCACCCGCGGCAAACTGCGCTTCCTGGACGAGACCGACCTGCGCGCGCTCCTGACAGAGGGAGAGGTCTTCGCCTCCCTCGCTTTCCAACACCCCAGGCAGGTTCGGGAGTGCCGGCAAGCTGCGATCGACCTGGCCGCGCAACACGCCCTCGCGGATCGGTCGTTCCCGCTCGCCCTCTGCGTGTCGGAAGCAGTTACCAACGTTCTCAAGCACGCCGGCCGCGGTCAGTTCGAAGCCAGGGTGATCCACGATGGCATCCGCATCGTGGTCACCGATTCCGGTGCCGGGATTCCTCTGGACATCCTGCCCAACGCGATTCTGGTCGACGGCTTTTCCACCAAGGAGTCGCTCGGAAAGGGCTTCAACTTGATGCTCCACTACATGGATCGTGTCTGGATTTACACCTCGCCGGAAGGGACGACGGTGGTCCTCGACGTTGTTCGCCAGAGAAAAACGGAAACCGGAGATAAATACGACGCCGAGGCAGTCCACGAACCTGAGGGGGGCTGAATTATGCTGCGAGCAATCCCGTACCATCCAGACGATGACTCCGTTCGGATTCGACTCGAGGGTGAACTGGACATGGATACCTTGCCCGAACTGATCGCCGTGCTCGACAGCGTTGGCGAAGCGGCAAGGGTGGTGCTGGATTGCGAAGCCCTCGACTTCATCGATTCCACCGGCGTGGGGTATTTGCTGCGATGGGGACTCCGGCGCAAAGCAGAAGGGCGAGAACTGCAGTTGATCAATCTCAAACCGGATATCTGGGAAACCCTGAACGTCCTGGGTTTCTTTGCGGTTCTGGCACAGTGACGGGGGAATCGGGATGACACACCCAACCAGAAGCAAGACTAACATTCGTTCTGGATCGGGCGACGGTATATTTCATTTTCGGCAGTCCGATCTGGAACTGGCTTACCAGATACAGTTCACTTTCCTTCACGGTTCCCCGCCTACGATTCCAGACACCTCCCTCTCCGGCGTAAGCCTGCCCGCCCAGGTCATGGGGGGGGACTACTTCGACTTCCTCCTCACGCCCCGCGGGACGGTGCGAATGTGCGTTGGCGACGTCATGGGGAAGGGCCTGGCTGCCTCCATGCTCATGCTCATGGCGCGCGTAGCCATCCGAGCCCTGTCGGACATCGCCGACTCACCGGGCACACTACTGCACGAGGCAAACCGGATCCTCTACCCCGATTTCCATCGCCTCGGGTCCTTTCTCACACTGTGCTTCATTGAATACCACCCGGCGACGCGAGCCCTGGCGTGCGCCAACGCCGGTCACCTCCGTCCGCTGATTTACCGTTCTGCGAGAGAGATCGTGGAAGTCGACGTCAACGGAATGATGATGGGCGTCCTGCCGGATTCCTCCTACGAAGTGACCTCCCTCACCCTGTCACCCGGCGACACGGTGATCCTCTACTCGGACGGCGTGATCGAAGCCACCAGGCCCGACCGACAACCGATCGGGAAGCGCGGATTCTACGAGATACTCCGCGGTCTGCCCCCGGAACTTCCCCTTCCGGTTCTCCAAGAGCGGGTGCTGCAGGCGTTGCGGCAGCACACGGGGGCTCAGCCCCAGCGCGACGACATGACGCTTGCCTTCCTGCGAGCAGGCGCCCCGGCTGATCAGAAGGTCTAGCCGCCAGAACGGAGGTGGGGGTCGTGCTCGGGTTCCTGTTTCGGTGGCGTCGAAAGCAAGAGGCACCCGGCCTCCAGAACCAGTCCGGCTCGTCCCGCGCCACCCAACCCGAATGGCTGGGCTCCTCGCCTGCGTCGCGCCAAGATGGGTACGTGGAACTCGTGGGATCCCAGCTGCGCGTCGTGGAACCCACAGGCCCGGGGGGCGATTGGCCTCTCGTGGTCCCCGGCCCCGGGGTCACTGTCCGCTGCAACGGGGTCGTGATGACCGCGCCCTTTGTCGCAACCAAGGCACACCGCATCGAAGTCGAGGTGGAGACAGGCGAACAGGAGCTTCGTCCCCGCCACTTCCGGGTCGAGCTGGCTTCCGACCGCATGACAGCAGAGCTATGGCTGGAATCCGCCGAGACCCAGCGTGAAGTCCTGGTGAATCCGGGTAAGGTCCGCGTTCTGGAACTGAAGACGCAGACGGTCAGGGAGACACGTCCGAACCCACCGGTCGAGGCAATCCTCTCGGAACTGGAGCGCCTCGGTGTGACCGAAGGGATCGACCGCGCGGCTGTCGAAAGTTTGTTGAGCCAACCGGTAGAAACGCGAGGGATCATCGCCAGGGGGACACCGCCCACTCCGCCCCGCGACGCCAGGGTCGAGTGGATGGTTGAAACCGGCCACGCCACCATCGTCAAGCCGGGCACGCTGCTGGCCAAGGTGTTCCCTTCCGAGCCGGGCAAGCCGGGTAGAGACCTCACCGGCAACATCGTTCCGCCTCCCGCCGCCCCTCCGGTATCGATCACCCTCGCGGCGGGAGAAGGAACGACTCTGACTCCGGACAGGACCGGGATCGTCGCCATTACAGAGGGACGGCCAGCCATCGAAGAACAGGATGGCACCATCCGTGTCAAGATCATCCCCGTGCTCGTGCATCGCGACGACCTGTCGGCGAACACCGGCACCATCTTCTTTCACGGAGATGTGCACGTCCTCGGGCACGTCATGGAGGGCACCCACATCGCCTGTGACGGTGATATCTGGATCGAGGGAAATGTGGAGCGTTCGCTCATCCATGCCGGCGGACGCGCCACGCTGAAAGGACGAGTGATTCGAAGCCGCATCCGCGTCGGCAAACCCGCCGCCCAGACGTCAGGGCTCCTTCCCAAGCTGATCGGTCTGCGCGATCTGCTGAGCCAACTCGAAACGGCATCCGTTCAAGTTCTCCACTGTTTTCGCCCACGTTATTTGTCGCCGCGTTGACCGGAGTGGTTGGCGCTGGAAGGGGACCAGGAGATAGGTGTGGAAGAGCCTGGGGAGGTCGAGCCTCCCCGTTTTCGCGTGGGAGGTGGAAATAAAGACACCTGCCCCGGGCCGAATTTCCCAGCCGAGCCCCGGGGCAGGCTTCAGAGGAGTTACCTCTGCGTGTCCATCATACTGCCCCTTGCGGTCTCAGTCAAAGCGTACTTACGCCGGTACGGCCGTGACGGGCCCGCACTGGCGCTTCGTTGTGCAGGCTGCGGCCGGCAGATGCGGAAACATGGCGCCCACCATCGGTCGGCGGTCACTCGCCGGCGCATCTACCGCATTCCCATCTACCGCTGGTTCTGTCCCCGGTGCAAGCACACGTGCTCGGTCTTGCCGGACTTTCTACGTCCGTACGCCCGCTTTGTCACGCTGCTGCGGGAAGTGGTCGTGCGCCGGCGCCTTCAGCGAGGAAGGTCGTGGAGGGATCTCACCTGGGAAATCAGTTCACCGGCGGTCAGTGTGGTGTCGGAGCGCACGCTGCGCCGGTGGGTGCGCACGGTTCGCAGTATCGCGGGGAATTGGGGACAGTTCCTGACCGCCTGGCTGCTGGAACAGCGACCCGCCGTCGACGTTTTCACGCTGGTCCCCCGCCACGAGGGTCCCGACGCCACCTTTCATTTTTTGCTCGCGCTGGGTGACTGGCTCCGGCGGCAGATGTCCGTGGACCCTGCCCGCCACCGTGGGCTGTTTGCGTTCCTGAACGGCTTTTGCGAGGCCCCGGCGCCTCTGTGAGGTACGGCTCCCCCCCACCACAAACTTTGTCCCTCCCGGCTGGCTCGGCGTGCCGGCCATAATGGCGGCAACGACGCCAGCAGGGGAGGGATTCCATGGACGAGCAGCAGCGGGAAGAGATCGCCACGTTCCGCTGGAGCCTCATCGCCCCCGTACTGACCCAGAACCTGAGCCCGTCCGAGCGCCAGCGCCTGTTGCGGGAGATCGCCGGGCACCCGCACGAGATCCCTTCCAGTGACAAGACCCGAGTCGGGCTCAGGACGCTGCAGCGCTGGGTCCAGGCCTACCGGCAGCACGGGTTCGAGGGGCTCAAACCGCACACCCGGGCGGATGCGGACCAGGGCCGGGCCGTTCCCCCGGAGGTCCTGGAAGCGGCGATCGCCTTGCGGCGGGCGGTGCCCGACCGTAGTGTGCAACAGATCATCGCCTTGCTCGAGCTGGACGGAAAGGTCGCACCCGGGCGTCTCAAACGCACCACCCTGGGCCGCTACCTGGCCCGGGCAGGCTGCACCCGCCAGGAGTTGCGCAGCAAAGCCGCCCGGAGTTTGCTCCGCCGGTTTGAGGCCCAACACCGCAACGACCTGTGGCAAGGAGACGTCCTGCACGCCCTGTCGCTGCCGGTGCCGGGACAACCCGGGAAGCGGCGCCAAGTCTACCTCATGGCTTTCCTCGACGACCATAGCCGAGTCGTTTACGGCCAGATGTATTTCGAGGAGAAGCTCCCCCGCCTGGAGGACTGCCTCAAACGCACCATCCTCCGCTACGGCCTGCCCCGCCAGATCTACGTGGACAACGGGGCGATCTACTCCACCCGCCACCTGGCCCGGATCTGCGCCAAGCTCGGGATCCGCCTCAGCCACTCCCGCCCCTACCGACCCCAGGGGCGGGGAAAGGTTGAAAAGTTTTTCCAGTACGTCCGCCGCAGCTTTGTACCCGAAGCGCACGCGCTGGTCGAAGCCGGCCAGCTCCGCACCCTGGACGAACTCAACGAGTTCTTCTGGGCCTGGCTCGAGGTGGCCTACCTCAGTCGCCCCCACGGCAGCACCCACCAGACCCCCCGCCAGCGGTTCGAGGCGGACACCGAGCCCTTGCGCCGCATCGACCCTACGGCCCTGCGGGAGGTGTTCCTCTGGGAGGAGCAGCGGGTCGTCGACAAGACCGGATGCTTCTCCCTGCATGGGAACCGCTACGAGGTCGACGCCGCCCTCAGCGGCCACCGGGTGCTCCTGCGCTACGACCCCTACGACCTCAGCCAGATCCAGGTCTGGCACGAGGGAAAGCGTTTCCCGGACGCTGCCCCCCTCCAGCTCCGCCGCACTCACCACCACGCCGTCCCTGCCCCGGCCCAACCCCCGTCCAGCGACGGGATGAACTTCCTCACCCTGGCCCGCAAGCACCACGAGGCCGAGAAGCAGCGCCGCCTGGGTCAGACCTCTTACGCTCGCCTGGTCGGCCACAAGGACGGTGAGCCGTCACGCTGACCGAGTACTTCGGCCTCAAAGCGGTGCCCTTCGCCAGGGAGATTCCCACCGACCGGCTGTTCCCCGCTCCCCAGCACCAGGAACTGCTTGCTCGCCTCCAGTACGCCATCCGCCACCGCGCGTTCGCGGTCGTCACGGGTGAGGTCGGCGCCGGGAAGTCCACCGCCATCCGGGCCCTGTACGATCAGCTCGACCGGACCCGCCACCTGTTCGTGTACATCGCCGACTCCCGTCTCACCCCCAGCGCGTTCTACCGAGACGTGCTCACCCAGCTTGGGGTGGCCCCGCCTTCTCTGTTCCACGGGCGGGAGGTGAAACGGCTTTTCGAGCGCACCATCCTGGACGGTTACACCACCAACGGCCGTCAGCCAGTGATCGTCATCGACGAGGCCCACCTCCTCAGCGGCGCCATGCTCCAGGAGGTCCGCTTCCTCCTGAACTTCCACATGGACTCCATCTCGCCGCTGACGTTCATCCTCGCCGGCCAGAGCGAACTCCGGGGGCTGCTCCGGCTTCGCACCTTCGAGGCCATCGCCCAGCGGGTTCAGGTGCGCTTCCACCTCACCGGCCTCGGGGAGGCCGAGACTCTGGCCTACATCCAGCACCATCTCCACCTGGCCGGCGCCGACCGGCCCCTCTTCTCCGAGCAGGCCCTGCGCAAGATCGTCACGGAGTCCCGGGGCATCCCGCGGGTCATCAACACGATCTGCACGAGCTGCCTCCTGGACGCTTGCGCCCATGACCAGCGCCTAGTGGAGGAGGCCCACGTCGAGCGGGTGCTGCTCGAGCTGCAGGATACCCAGGCCCCCAGAGGAGGTAGCCCGTGGTGACAGATTCTGGCCTGCAACACGCCGGGGTTTCGCTGCGGCTTTACGGGTACGAGATCACCGACCTGCTCGACCTGCTGGAGGCCGCCATCCGGCAGGCCACGACCGGAGATGGGGTCCGGCGCGGCCAGGCGGTCACGGCGTTCATCCTGAGTTACCGTCTGCTCCACCGGTTACGGAACCTGAAGAGCCGGCCCACGTGCCGGCTCGACC
Coding sequences:
- the nrfD gene encoding NrfD/PsrC family molybdoenzyme membrane anchor subunit, translating into MARRAWMLFLGALTAAGMAAWAYQLARGLTVTGLTNTVSWGLYIIVFMFLVGLSAGGLIVAAGAQLMGGRQYRPLAPVAVLVSAVCIALAALMILPDLGRPDRVLRVLVSARWSSPLVWDVYIILTYLTISLVDLWLLTRPHEDERAVSILSAFALPVAVLVHSVTAWIFGLLQARPFWNSPLMAPFFVSSALVSGLSLVLLVAFAARRWLGLRVEDPVRDGLGKLLALFVAVDLYFLGSEVLTTAYSGSADHQAQLDLLLRGPLAPSFWVEVALGVFAFVVFAARRTRLSIPWAAAGAGAAIAGVFLKRVNIVMASMMLPLVHLPPGLTSGRPATPPASIWRTVGQYTPTWVEVVIVLGLLALGSLVVTAALPWAVRAARGGAKAVAKPSGGPVLASASDGRAAPSR
- a CDS encoding response regulator transcription factor, translating into MRVLIADDAALVRRALAIILEDQGHVVVEAGTGGEAVTRYFANRPDLVLMDVAMPGMNGVTTADLIRREDGQARIVFISAVVSDGLVRAAQRLGALGVLLKPLDVGQLHKFLEVENIPIQTEL
- a CDS encoding EAL domain-containing protein — its product is MSSRDVRPSGDLLGGRTVTIAFQPIVDMSNEDIFGYEVLVRDSGGSTGANGLVRQALARGEMNRLDRRVLTLCIRQRTVWAGLPLFVNIGPLSHPDVDVMARAYRRWVVAHGLDPARIVFEISERVPIVGGPGLACARALRAAGFGIALDDVGTGLSGLGALIEVRPDYIKVDGTITRATAQDPWAQQVVAGLVSLAANVGIRLIAEGIETGEHLRAVIRLGVRYVQGYYLGRPVVYAGDPTPFTGRVGGLR
- a CDS encoding DUF5317 domain-containing protein, whose product is MILEGVLIGVLWGWTRRGTLRRLVSLPLRQPWWFLVGLLLQEGAILLRAQGWLPPWSVPVAVLLAHVCIIAGLVANRHLPGTGWLAAGTLLNLLVIAAHGGRMPVLDSAIRAAGLDGFRWMLTAGAASKYTLLPDGDPWAVLADSIPLYPPYYPLRRVASLGDIVGMVGMAEIVGLGMQGQGKRSQAPAGRVI
- a CDS encoding HD domain-containing phosphohydrolase, with protein sequence MAVSSAVYIVSNVGLVSSLDWATNGRAPLHTAKALLEDGGPGFLVTAGFGLAMAYAWKAGGWPQVALLCFAILAFRHAVQLYLEMKRRWLNAIAQAQVLGAHGHAKLAQSHSHMVADLSRELATRLGLPQDEIDLVHVAALVHDVGEVEVAPRVVAAYYRGAVLTLNDAQEYQRHAVVGGEMAARLSGVDRVGVMVRHHHEHWDGTGYPDRLAGQAIPLGARILAAAEAATMIAIREPHLSRQELIQKVAALSGTVLDPAITPKLIEILGSDDPILAEPGSAVPTGTDISKQLLEAVGEPTLLELLDVGHILHYKGGHFYLTTGEPASPIHGLPELVELSLRQGQPVRQQLADASRQRIYEVFCVPLAETAIVLMLDITNLLSAEREQRRRLQQAYKDVLFAVTRGKLRFLDETDLRALLTEGEVFASLAFQHPRQVRECRQAAIDLAAQHALADRSFPLALCVSEAVTNVLKHAGRGQFEARVIHDGIRIVVTDSGAGIPLDILPNAILVDGFSTKESLGKGFNLMLHYMDRVWIYTSPEGTTVVLDVVRQRKTETGDKYDAEAVHEPEGG
- a CDS encoding STAS domain-containing protein, with translation MLRAIPYHPDDDSVRIRLEGELDMDTLPELIAVLDSVGEAARVVLDCEALDFIDSTGVGYLLRWGLRRKAEGRELQLINLKPDIWETLNVLGFFAVLAQ
- a CDS encoding PP2C family protein-serine/threonine phosphatase, with the translated sequence MGGDYFDFLLTPRGTVRMCVGDVMGKGLAASMLMLMARVAIRALSDIADSPGTLLHEANRILYPDFHRLGSFLTLCFIEYHPATRALACANAGHLRPLIYRSAREIVEVDVNGMMMGVLPDSSYEVTSLTLSPGDTVILYSDGVIEATRPDRQPIGKRGFYEILRGLPPELPLPVLQERVLQALRQHTGAQPQRDDMTLAFLRAGAPADQKV
- a CDS encoding FapA family protein, with protein sequence MLGFLFRWRRKQEAPGLQNQSGSSRATQPEWLGSSPASRQDGYVELVGSQLRVVEPTGPGGDWPLVVPGPGVTVRCNGVVMTAPFVATKAHRIEVEVETGEQELRPRHFRVELASDRMTAELWLESAETQREVLVNPGKVRVLELKTQTVRETRPNPPVEAILSELERLGVTEGIDRAAVESLLSQPVETRGIIARGTPPTPPRDARVEWMVETGHATIVKPGTLLAKVFPSEPGKPGRDLTGNIVPPPAAPPVSITLAAGEGTTLTPDRTGIVAITEGRPAIEEQDGTIRVKIIPVLVHRDDLSANTGTIFFHGDVHVLGHVMEGTHIACDGDIWIEGNVERSLIHAGGRATLKGRVIRSRIRVGKPAAQTSGLLPKLIGLRDLLSQLETASVQVLHCFRPRYLSPR
- a CDS encoding DUF6431 domain-containing protein, translated to MSIILPLAVSVKAYLRRYGRDGPALALRCAGCGRQMRKHGAHHRSAVTRRRIYRIPIYRWFCPRCKHTCSVLPDFLRPYARFVTLLREVVVRRRLQRGRSWRDLTWEISSPAVSVVSERTLRRWVRTVRSIAGNWGQFLTAWLLEQRPAVDVFTLVPRHEGPDATFHFLLALGDWLRRQMSVDPARHRGLFAFLNGFCEAPAPL
- a CDS encoding DDE-type integrase/transposase/recombinase, which translates into the protein MDEQQREEIATFRWSLIAPVLTQNLSPSERQRLLREIAGHPHEIPSSDKTRVGLRTLQRWVQAYRQHGFEGLKPHTRADADQGRAVPPEVLEAAIALRRAVPDRSVQQIIALLELDGKVAPGRLKRTTLGRYLARAGCTRQELRSKAARSLLRRFEAQHRNDLWQGDVLHALSLPVPGQPGKRRQVYLMAFLDDHSRVVYGQMYFEEKLPRLEDCLKRTILRYGLPRQIYVDNGAIYSTRHLARICAKLGIRLSHSRPYRPQGRGKVEKFFQYVRRSFVPEAHALVEAGQLRTLDELNEFFWAWLEVAYLSRPHGSTHQTPRQRFEADTEPLRRIDPTALREVFLWEEQRVVDKTGCFSLHGNRYEVDAALSGHRVLLRYDPYDLSQIQVWHEGKRFPDAAPLQLRRTHHHAVPAPAQPPSSDGMNFLTLARKHHEAEKQRRLGQTSYARLVGHKDGEPSR
- a CDS encoding ExeA family protein: MPFAREIPTDRLFPAPQHQELLARLQYAIRHRAFAVVTGEVGAGKSTAIRALYDQLDRTRHLFVYIADSRLTPSAFYRDVLTQLGVAPPSLFHGREVKRLFERTILDGYTTNGRQPVIVIDEAHLLSGAMLQEVRFLLNFHMDSISPLTFILAGQSELRGLLRLRTFEAIAQRVQVRFHLTGLGEAETLAYIQHHLHLAGADRPLFSEQALRKIVTESRGIPRVINTICTSCLLDACAHDQRLVEEAHVERVLLELQDTQAPRGGSPW